A portion of the Paenibacillus marchantiae genome contains these proteins:
- a CDS encoding SDR family NAD(P)-dependent oxidoreductase: MKKTAFVTGANKGIGFEIVKQLGQAGWKVVLGARSVERGEAAVTELTSEGLDIEFVQIDMSDLETIERAADMIAKDYPYLTLLINNAGMPGAFARSFTDTKEENLRSAFEVNFFGTFRLNQRLFPLIKDNEGTIVNVSTDMASLDHMQNAGFALNAFDYNSSKTANNAMTVSMAYELKSSRAQVFAVTPGFTSTDLNGNAEGGKSKEAAAAIIVGYATDGKHHNGEFLNEQGVYAW; this comes from the coding sequence ATGAAGAAGACCGCTTTTGTAACTGGAGCAAATAAAGGAATCGGATTCGAAATCGTTAAGCAGTTAGGACAAGCCGGCTGGAAAGTCGTCCTTGGTGCACGCAGCGTTGAACGGGGCGAAGCAGCTGTTACCGAGTTAACTTCTGAGGGGTTAGACATAGAATTTGTGCAAATTGACATGAGTGACTTGGAAACTATCGAAAGGGCAGCCGATATGATTGCCAAGGATTATCCGTACTTAACACTTTTGATCAATAATGCGGGTATGCCGGGTGCTTTCGCCCGTTCTTTTACGGATACCAAAGAAGAGAATCTGAGGAGCGCTTTTGAAGTCAACTTTTTCGGAACCTTTCGTCTGAACCAGCGTTTGTTCCCGTTAATCAAAGATAACGAAGGCACAATCGTTAATGTATCGACCGACATGGCTTCTCTGGATCATATGCAAAATGCTGGATTTGCTTTAAACGCATTCGATTATAACTCATCCAAAACGGCCAACAATGCTATGACAGTTTCGATGGCTTATGAACTTAAAAGCAGCAGGGCTCAAGTATTTGCGGTAACGCCTGGATTCACATCAACAGACCTCAACGGAAATGCTGAAGGCGGTAAATCAAAAGAGGCAGCTGCTGCGATTATCGTGGGTTATGCGACAGATGGCAAACATCATAACGGCGAATTCTTGAATGAGCAAGGCGTGTACGCCTGGTAA
- a CDS encoding cupin domain-containing protein, which translates to MHYQVIKLSEELSKIKDNWSPQLIGELNDHEFKIVKIDGDYEWHVHPETDKLFFVIEGEMIIDFRDGQVRISKDEMFIVPRGLEIKPSAEKECHIMLMEPKSEGNTGGTESA; encoded by the coding sequence ATCCATTATCAAGTGATTAAACTAAGCGAAGAACTATCTAAAATAAAAGATAATTGGTCACCCCAACTAATTGGTGAATTGAATGACCATGAATTTAAGATCGTTAAAATTGACGGGGATTATGAATGGCATGTTCATCCCGAAACCGATAAGTTATTTTTCGTGATTGAAGGCGAGATGATCATTGATTTTCGTGATGGTCAGGTGAGAATTTCCAAGGATGAGATGTTTATTGTCCCGAGGGGACTTGAGATCAAACCCTCCGCCGAAAAGGAATGTCATATCATGTTGATGGAACCTAAAAGTGAAGGCAACACTGGCGGGACTGAGTCCGCATAA
- a CDS encoding glycerophosphodiester phosphodiesterase encodes MNKFPLITAHTGCMGHPDHSFESLQAALTLGVDIYEDDIRSTRDNVPVLAHDDNITLADGSCGSLAEMTLKELNTARLSLIPTLQDVLEQIRAAGKMMNLDIKTDSALEPVSALVNRMGMVEMVFLSGCDYGSAVKASRYAPSIRRLLNVNKQSFGSLSYDEAVFQACADAREAGCFGINVPYQVVQPELMEAVQRSGLAIYVWTVSEADDMRRLAQLGVDSITTRDPAKLIAVREETDFARRIGIGQ; translated from the coding sequence ATGAACAAATTCCCGCTGATCACAGCCCATACTGGCTGTATGGGCCATCCCGATCATTCTTTCGAGTCACTTCAGGCAGCCCTAACACTTGGCGTAGATATTTACGAAGACGATATCCGTTCGACTCGGGACAATGTGCCGGTGCTTGCCCACGATGACAATATCACTTTGGCAGATGGAAGCTGCGGCAGTCTTGCAGAAATGACACTGAAGGAGTTGAACACCGCTAGACTATCGCTTATTCCAACGCTTCAGGATGTGCTTGAGCAGATACGCGCAGCCGGTAAAATGATGAACCTTGATATCAAAACAGACAGCGCTCTGGAGCCGGTCTCAGCTCTGGTGAATCGGATGGGTATGGTGGAGATGGTGTTTCTCAGTGGCTGCGATTACGGGTCAGCGGTTAAAGCTAGTCGTTACGCTCCAAGCATACGCAGGCTTCTTAATGTGAACAAGCAAAGCTTCGGCAGTCTGAGCTACGACGAGGCAGTGTTCCAGGCGTGTGCAGATGCTCGCGAAGCCGGCTGCTTTGGGATAAACGTGCCGTATCAGGTCGTTCAGCCAGAACTTATGGAAGCTGTGCAGCGGAGCGGTCTGGCTATCTACGTCTGGACGGTTTCAGAGGCGGACGATATGCGGCGACTTGCACAGTTGGGCGTCGACTCGATAACAACCCGTGATCCGGCGAAGCTAATTGCCGTCCGGGAAGAGACGGATTTTGCAAGGAGAATAGGGATTGGACAATAA
- the solA gene encoding N-methyl-L-tryptophan oxidase, giving the protein MHYDVIVIGAGSMGMAAGYFLSKSGKSTLLIDSFNPPHNKGSHHGETRIIRHAYGEGENYVPLALKAQELWNDLEKVSGKQLFLPTGVINVGYEKTDFIQNIISSSKTYSLPLEILDSNEVNKRWPGINLPNNYIGCYEPTSGVLKCEECIEAYRELAEQNGATIITNSKVKEIMVHDKRVTIKTEDHTFSANALVVSAGAWSGSLLSMLDLNLPLNPIRKTFAWFDTKDDLYNHKEFPAFSFETSHGHYYGFPSIDGSGLKLGRHDGGDKINPDEAILEFGELEEDTTDLKQFLQHYMPSAQELKFGKTCMYTMTPDEDFIIDTHPNYPNVAIASGFSGHGFKFSSVVGQILSDLIISGKTEHNISPFSINRF; this is encoded by the coding sequence ATGCATTATGACGTAATTGTAATAGGAGCAGGTTCAATGGGGATGGCGGCGGGTTATTTTTTATCCAAGAGTGGGAAAAGTACACTATTAATAGATTCCTTTAACCCGCCCCATAACAAAGGCAGTCATCACGGAGAGACAAGAATCATTCGGCACGCGTATGGTGAAGGTGAAAATTATGTTCCGTTGGCACTCAAGGCTCAAGAATTATGGAATGACTTAGAGAAAGTGTCGGGAAAACAATTATTTCTCCCTACTGGGGTTATAAACGTGGGTTACGAGAAAACAGATTTTATCCAAAATATCATTTCAAGCTCAAAAACCTATTCATTACCACTTGAGATTTTAGATTCTAATGAAGTAAATAAGCGCTGGCCAGGCATCAATTTACCGAACAATTACATTGGTTGCTACGAACCAACCTCAGGAGTGTTGAAATGTGAGGAATGCATTGAAGCATATCGAGAACTCGCAGAGCAAAACGGAGCTACCATCATAACCAATAGTAAAGTAAAAGAAATTATGGTTCATGATAAAAGAGTTACCATCAAGACCGAAGATCATACTTTTAGTGCTAATGCGTTAGTAGTTTCAGCAGGGGCCTGGTCAGGAAGTCTCCTTTCCATGTTGGATCTAAATCTTCCTCTTAATCCTATAAGAAAAACATTTGCCTGGTTTGATACTAAAGATGATTTATATAATCATAAGGAGTTCCCAGCCTTTTCGTTTGAAACATCTCACGGACATTATTATGGTTTCCCAAGCATTGATGGTTCCGGATTAAAATTAGGCCGACATGATGGAGGAGATAAAATCAATCCAGATGAAGCCATCCTGGAATTTGGTGAACTAGAGGAAGACACGACAGATTTAAAACAATTTTTGCAACACTATATGCCCTCAGCACAAGAATTGAAGTTCGGTAAAACGTGTATGTATACAATGACTCCTGATGAAGATTTTATTATCGATACACATCCTAACTATCCTAACGTTGCCATTGCATCAGGTTTCTCAGGACATGGCTTTAAATTTAGTAGTGTAGTTGGACAGATTTTAAGTGATTTGATTATATCAGGGAAAACGGAACATAACATTTCTCCATTTTCAATCAATCGATTTTAA
- a CDS encoding CehA/McbA family metallohydrolase, giving the protein MKWFACELHTHTLHSDGSQTLGELAAGAANLGFDAIALTDHNTMSGLSGKAEIERKYGLRIIPGMEWTTFYGHMVTIGLSAFADWRQANRDGIDAGIENVHRLGGIAGLAHPFRIGSPACTGCFWEYEIGNWSAVDYIEVWSGTFPSIQTNNRRAFDLWTHKLNEGYRISATSGRDWHAQGETDDPISVTYLGIEDDAVAGNGGSTALSLHEETLIQALREGRASVTIGPLLTLTLEAGDALYAIGSTVPTVVERREAAEDPVRANLTLDFSVRTGLWSLQKQVCRLKLCSNLGEELNLEVPSSSDEQMMQFEAQLRDSTPDIPRRWIRAELWGTVRGVDVLIAFTNAIYFEEGGYPR; this is encoded by the coding sequence ATGAAGTGGTTCGCCTGTGAACTGCATACACATACGCTGCACAGCGATGGCAGTCAGACGCTGGGAGAACTGGCAGCGGGAGCAGCCAATCTGGGCTTCGACGCCATCGCGCTGACCGATCACAACACGATGTCCGGCTTGAGCGGCAAAGCAGAAATCGAGCGGAAATACGGACTACGAATCATTCCCGGTATGGAGTGGACAACTTTTTACGGTCATATGGTGACGATAGGACTTAGCGCTTTTGCCGACTGGCGTCAAGCGAATCGGGATGGAATTGATGCGGGGATCGAGAACGTGCATCGACTCGGTGGAATCGCCGGGCTTGCTCATCCCTTCCGAATCGGCAGTCCTGCCTGTACCGGTTGCTTCTGGGAATACGAGATTGGGAACTGGTCCGCTGTCGATTACATCGAAGTCTGGTCCGGCACGTTCCCTTCCATTCAGACGAACAATCGGCGAGCTTTTGATCTGTGGACTCACAAGCTGAACGAAGGATATCGGATTTCAGCCACTTCAGGCAGGGACTGGCATGCGCAGGGCGAGACAGACGATCCGATCTCAGTTACTTATCTCGGGATTGAGGACGACGCAGTGGCGGGGAACGGAGGCTCGACAGCCCTTTCGCTCCATGAAGAAACGCTTATCCAAGCGCTGCGGGAAGGGCGCGCGTCGGTAACGATAGGTCCTCTGCTGACCTTGACGCTGGAAGCTGGAGATGCATTGTATGCAATCGGCTCTACCGTTCCAACGGTAGTCGAGAGACGGGAAGCTGCAGAGGATCCGGTCCGGGCGAACTTGACGCTGGACTTCTCGGTACGCACCGGACTCTGGTCGCTACAGAAGCAGGTCTGCAGATTGAAGCTATGTTCCAATCTGGGCGAGGAGCTTAATCTTGAAGTTCCGTCTTCATCGGACGAACAGATGATGCAATTTGAAGCCCAACTGAGGGATTCCACTCCAGATATCCCCCGCAGGTGGATTCGCGCTGAGCTGTGGGGAACCGTACGAGGAGTCGATGTACTGATCGCCTTTACCAACGCGATCTATTTCGAAGAAGGAGGATACCCGCGATGA
- a CDS encoding helix-turn-helix transcriptional regulator encodes MKIDVNQLAEHFAHIPFQVEGIYRYATNPGVNHADYTDSFPGFVFPLTGKIQFQFNGTPYILSPGKVVHGGAKMKLDEKTFDNSNWEYILVLYRICSSELEESSFSHQHFELSTGQSPRLIELIMQLWHVYNQRGGISKFQTEMLFRDVLNEALISVSNRQMSSESHTLFERVSNYIHEYYYHGLTITSLAEQYNVNRNRLSYVFKKHAGMGPAEYLLKYRINMAQKMLFTSDVPVQQIAQAVGIADPFYFSKVFKKQFGFSPTEYRRKFINNPC; translated from the coding sequence GTGAAAATAGATGTGAATCAGTTAGCAGAACATTTTGCACACATTCCTTTTCAAGTAGAGGGAATATATAGATATGCTACAAATCCAGGAGTGAATCACGCTGACTATACCGACTCTTTTCCTGGATTTGTGTTTCCCCTTACAGGAAAGATACAATTTCAATTTAATGGAACACCTTATATTCTTTCGCCAGGAAAAGTGGTGCATGGTGGTGCAAAAATGAAATTGGATGAAAAAACGTTTGATAACTCCAACTGGGAATATATCCTTGTTTTATACCGTATATGTAGCTCAGAACTAGAAGAGTCAAGCTTTTCCCATCAGCATTTTGAATTATCAACGGGACAATCCCCACGTCTTATCGAATTAATTATGCAGCTTTGGCATGTGTATAATCAGCGTGGAGGCATTTCAAAATTTCAGACTGAAATGCTGTTTCGCGATGTGCTGAACGAAGCCTTAATAAGTGTGTCGAATAGGCAAATGAGTAGTGAATCACATACTTTATTCGAACGGGTATCTAATTATATTCATGAATACTACTATCATGGCCTTACCATAACATCGCTCGCAGAACAATATAACGTTAATCGAAATCGACTTTCTTACGTATTCAAAAAACATGCAGGGATGGGCCCGGCAGAATATCTATTAAAATACCGTATAAACATGGCACAAAAAATGCTATTTACAAGTGATGTGCCAGTACAGCAAATTGCACAAGCGGTTGGAATTGCTGACCCTTTTTATTTTAGTAAAGTGTTCAAGAAACAATTTGGATTTTCTCCTACTGAATATCGACGGAAGTTCATCAATAATCCATGCTAA
- a CDS encoding TetR/AcrR family transcriptional regulator: MTPRTKEQNEEIRLRRLAQIRKAAADVFLNKGSLLEIRDVANEAGLGYGTVYHYYSNKGDLLHDLLWDALERAGGAPAAPHASNSGDEPANGPLAFASAANTGNFAVADSQSGNYETTASAELGPVAAASVQLLQLWAEDHAIYLLYKLALEGIASLPEARSTKLMAAFQDEVLSPFAALVDTGRAADEDAASGGNAAEQPYRLQRAEMLMAALVGCASLSLRREKLHEEAGDIVGFLKL; encoded by the coding sequence ATGACTCCACGCACAAAAGAACAAAACGAAGAGATCCGGCTGCGGCGCCTGGCGCAAATTCGTAAAGCCGCTGCCGATGTGTTTTTGAATAAAGGGTCTTTACTCGAAATCCGAGATGTGGCCAATGAGGCGGGACTCGGATATGGCACGGTATACCATTATTACAGTAATAAAGGCGATTTGCTCCACGATCTGCTGTGGGATGCGTTGGAGCGGGCCGGGGGAGCACCAGCAGCCCCACACGCTTCGAATTCGGGGGATGAGCCAGCGAATGGGCCCCTCGCCTTTGCTTCTGCGGCGAATACCGGAAACTTTGCTGTCGCGGATTCCCAAAGCGGAAACTACGAAACGACCGCTTCCGCAGAACTTGGCCCAGTCGCGGCAGCCAGCGTCCAGTTGCTGCAGCTTTGGGCGGAGGACCACGCCATATACCTGCTGTATAAGCTGGCTCTTGAGGGGATTGCCTCGCTACCTGAAGCACGCTCGACCAAGCTCATGGCTGCTTTTCAAGATGAGGTGCTCTCGCCGTTTGCTGCGCTGGTGGACACCGGGCGTGCGGCGGACGAGGATGCTGCTTCCGGCGGAAACGCGGCGGAGCAGCCGTATCGGCTACAGCGCGCGGAAATGCTGATGGCTGCCTTGGTTGGGTGCGCCTCGCTTTCGCTGCGTCGCGAAAAGCTGCACGAGGAGGCAGGGGATATCGTCGGGTTTTTAAAATTATAG
- a CDS encoding MerR family transcriptional regulator, with protein sequence MLTIGEVAKKVDIAIGAIRFYERKGLLKPAARSEQNNRLYTEDDLNWLVFIKCLRETGMSVEDIKTYYDKVNEGTSTLPERTKLIQDQRQKLLEDIEEKKAQLVHLDHKLERYYRGENY encoded by the coding sequence ATGTTAACGATTGGAGAAGTAGCGAAGAAAGTCGATATCGCTATCGGGGCGATACGCTTTTACGAAAGAAAGGGCCTGTTGAAGCCTGCTGCGCGAAGTGAGCAGAATAACCGTCTTTACACGGAAGATGATCTGAACTGGCTGGTTTTTATCAAATGTCTTCGCGAAACCGGGATGAGTGTGGAGGATATCAAAACGTATTATGACAAAGTAAATGAAGGAACCTCGACTCTGCCGGAAAGAACCAAACTGATTCAAGATCAAAGGCAAAAGTTGCTGGAAGATATCGAGGAGAAAAAAGCGCAGCTCGTTCATTTGGATCACAAATTGGAGCGCTATTATCGCGGAGAAAATTATTAA
- the map gene encoding type I methionyl aminopeptidase, with the protein MIIIKSPREIEEMKPASQIVADCYREVTKLIEPGITTLEINDFVARHITKLGGKQFTKGYNGFPAETCISINDVVAHGIPSKRVIMDGDLLKLDIVVEYGGWFGDSCVSYAVGNIRPEVQKLMKVTKECLDLGIARAIPGGRLGDITSAIQKHAEAHGYSVVRDLLAHGIGRSLHEEPTYEHIGVAGKGIRLKEGMVFTIEPMINEGTFRITIDDDQWTARTADGKLSAQYEHTIAITSDGPLILTAQ; encoded by the coding sequence ATGATCATTATAAAATCACCTAGGGAAATTGAAGAAATGAAGCCGGCGAGCCAAATCGTTGCGGACTGTTACCGCGAGGTGACCAAACTCATCGAGCCTGGCATCACCACACTAGAAATCAATGATTTTGTTGCCAGGCACATCACCAAGCTGGGTGGCAAGCAGTTTACGAAAGGCTATAATGGTTTCCCCGCCGAAACCTGCATTTCGATCAACGATGTGGTGGCCCACGGCATTCCTTCGAAACGGGTAATCATGGATGGAGACTTGCTAAAACTCGACATCGTCGTGGAATACGGGGGATGGTTCGGCGATTCGTGTGTGAGCTATGCGGTAGGCAATATTCGGCCGGAAGTGCAAAAGTTAATGAAGGTGACAAAGGAATGCTTGGATCTGGGAATTGCTCGGGCTATACCCGGAGGCCGGCTCGGCGACATAACGTCGGCGATTCAAAAGCATGCGGAAGCGCATGGGTACTCGGTGGTACGTGATCTGTTGGCACACGGGATTGGGCGGAGCCTGCATGAGGAACCGACCTATGAGCATATCGGCGTAGCCGGCAAAGGCATTCGATTAAAAGAAGGCATGGTGTTTACGATTGAACCGATGATCAACGAAGGAACGTTCCGTATCACGATCGACGACGATCAGTGGACGGCGAGAACGGCCGACGGCAAGTTGTCGGCACAATATGAGCATACGATCGCAATCACCTCGGATGGACCGCTGATTTTAACGGCTCAGTAA
- a CDS encoding FAD-dependent oxidoreductase produces MSKKVLIVGGVAGGASAAARLRRLDEHAEIIIFEKGPYISFANCGLPYYIGGSIEDRERLLVQTPKGMVDRFNIDVRTRSEVVAIDPHTRTVQVQSQERGQYEESYDELILSPGAKPIIPDLPGTDNPLIYTVRSIPDIDRIKKQINSSNNALSIVIGGGFIGVEMAENLKEAGLDVTLVESNDQLLTPFDAELAAALAQEMEQNGVKLLFSKRVQGFRSLEHGIGVELSDGHVLTADLVILAIGVTPDTAFLRNSGVSLGTRGHIMVNEALESSVPHIYAVGDAIEVTETIHGTKTAIPLAGPANKQGRIVADRIAGLSSIYKGTQGTVIIKVFGMTGATTGSNEKTLKRLGIDYRTVIVHPASHASYYPGSSAITLKLLFTPVGKILGAQAIGYDGVDKRIDDIAVAIHFGGHISDLSELELSYAPPYSSAKDPVNMAGYAAENITAGRVETFTYDQLTERQPEQSILLDVRSELEHRNGNIPDSINISVDELRQRLDELDSTKDIWVYCQVGLRGYTASQILRQHGFNVKNLSGGYKTYRQAQFRPAPISTGNHDNNDGQGQNNNPKHAVKEAELSNPIFTEPQRIDNELNVCGLSCPGPLIQLKQKMDQLSNGETLRVKASDPGFYEDVRAWATMSGSSLLHLERSKGGTIEAVIAKNTAQTASSAMETPKEEPASTMVVFSGDLDKAIASLIIANGAAASGRKVTMFFTFWGLNIIRKHQPQPVSKTMIGRMFDMMLPRGSHKLGMSKMNMLGVGPKIIRGIMKNNNVASLEELMQTATAQGVEFVACQMSMDLMGIQREELMDSVNIGGVGYYLGQAAHANHNLFI; encoded by the coding sequence ATGAGTAAAAAAGTACTGATTGTGGGCGGAGTAGCGGGTGGTGCATCAGCAGCTGCCCGTCTGCGCCGCCTGGATGAACATGCCGAAATTATCATATTTGAAAAAGGACCCTATATATCGTTTGCCAATTGCGGCTTACCTTATTATATTGGTGGCTCGATCGAGGATCGAGAGCGTTTGCTAGTACAAACTCCCAAAGGTATGGTCGATCGATTTAATATTGATGTGCGTACACGAAGTGAGGTCGTCGCTATTGATCCGCATACTCGTACAGTTCAGGTACAAAGCCAGGAGCGCGGTCAATATGAAGAAAGCTATGACGAATTGATTTTGTCACCAGGTGCCAAGCCAATTATTCCCGATCTGCCGGGTACGGATAATCCACTGATTTATACAGTGCGCAGCATTCCAGATATTGATCGCATCAAGAAGCAAATTAATTCATCTAACAACGCATTATCGATTGTTATAGGCGGAGGATTTATTGGTGTTGAAATGGCAGAAAATTTGAAGGAAGCCGGATTGGATGTAACGTTGGTAGAGAGTAATGATCAGCTGCTCACCCCATTTGATGCTGAGCTGGCAGCAGCCTTGGCACAGGAAATGGAGCAAAATGGGGTAAAGCTGCTGTTTTCCAAGCGTGTACAGGGCTTTCGTTCACTTGAGCATGGCATTGGTGTTGAACTATCTGATGGTCATGTTCTGACAGCTGACCTGGTTATTCTTGCGATAGGAGTAACTCCAGATACAGCTTTTCTGAGAAATAGCGGAGTTTCCCTAGGAACACGTGGACATATTATGGTCAACGAAGCACTCGAAAGCAGTGTGCCACATATCTATGCTGTTGGCGATGCCATCGAAGTAACTGAAACCATTCATGGCACAAAGACAGCTATTCCGCTTGCTGGACCTGCCAACAAACAGGGACGAATTGTTGCAGATCGAATCGCCGGACTAAGTTCCATCTACAAAGGAACACAAGGAACGGTAATTATTAAAGTGTTTGGAATGACCGGAGCAACTACAGGTAGTAATGAGAAAACACTAAAACGTCTCGGCATCGATTATCGAACTGTAATTGTGCATCCTGCATCTCATGCATCGTATTATCCTGGTTCCAGCGCGATTACTCTTAAACTGCTGTTTACTCCCGTAGGTAAAATTTTAGGTGCACAAGCAATTGGTTATGACGGTGTGGATAAACGGATTGATGACATAGCTGTAGCCATTCATTTTGGGGGTCACATCAGTGATTTATCAGAGCTTGAGTTGAGTTACGCGCCACCGTATTCCTCTGCGAAAGATCCAGTTAATATGGCTGGTTATGCAGCTGAAAATATTACGGCTGGACGTGTTGAAACGTTCACCTATGATCAGCTAACTGAACGTCAGCCGGAGCAGTCGATATTGCTGGATGTACGCAGTGAGCTGGAGCATCGCAATGGGAATATTCCGGACTCCATAAATATTTCAGTGGATGAGCTTCGTCAGCGATTAGATGAATTAGACTCAACCAAAGATATTTGGGTATACTGCCAGGTTGGTCTGCGTGGATATACAGCTTCGCAGATTTTGCGTCAGCATGGCTTTAATGTGAAAAATCTGAGTGGAGGTTATAAAACATACCGCCAAGCACAATTTCGGCCTGCTCCAATTTCTACCGGAAACCATGATAATAATGATGGACAGGGTCAGAACAACAATCCGAAACATGCTGTAAAGGAAGCAGAGCTCTCCAATCCAATCTTTACAGAGCCACAGCGTATTGATAACGAGTTGAACGTGTGCGGTTTAAGTTGTCCCGGTCCGCTGATACAACTTAAGCAGAAAATGGATCAACTATCGAATGGAGAGACCCTACGGGTGAAAGCTTCCGATCCAGGATTTTATGAAGATGTGAGAGCATGGGCAACGATGTCTGGTTCCTCACTTCTACACTTGGAACGATCCAAAGGCGGTACTATTGAAGCTGTAATTGCCAAGAATACCGCGCAGACCGCATCTTCAGCTATGGAAACTCCTAAAGAGGAGCCTGCGAGCACGATGGTTGTCTTCAGTGGTGATCTAGATAAAGCGATTGCTTCTCTTATTATTGCAAATGGGGCAGCAGCAAGTGGACGTAAAGTAACCATGTTCTTCACTTTCTGGGGATTGAATATTATCCGTAAGCATCAGCCACAGCCTGTATCCAAAACAATGATTGGCCGCATGTTTGACATGATGTTACCGCGCGGTAGCCACAAGCTAGGCATGTCCAAAATGAATATGCTTGGAGTTGGCCCAAAGATTATTCGAGGCATTATGAAGAATAATAATGTTGCTTCTCTGGAAGAACTGATGCAGACCGCAACTGCGCAGGGAGTTGAGTTTGTCGCTTGCCAGATGTCCATGGATTTAATGGGGATTCAGCGTGAAGAATTAATGGATTCGGTTAACATCGGTGGAGTGGGTTACTATCTGGGGCAGGCAGCTCATGCAAATCATAATCTATTTATTTAA
- a CDS encoding ArsR/SmtB family transcription factor, with product MNTEAFDSTNLKQFDEPANLLKALSHPIRLCIVRGLMRKKKCNVSYMQECLDLPQSTVSQHLQKLRSAGIVTTERNGLEVNYVLADQRIEQMIPILFGEEDCES from the coding sequence TTGAATACAGAAGCTTTTGATAGCACTAATTTAAAACAGTTCGATGAACCTGCTAATTTACTGAAAGCTCTATCACATCCGATTCGTCTGTGCATTGTGCGCGGGTTGATGCGAAAAAAGAAATGTAATGTTTCATATATGCAGGAGTGTCTAGATCTTCCCCAATCAACAGTTTCCCAGCATTTGCAGAAGCTACGCAGTGCAGGTATTGTAACGACTGAGCGCAATGGCCTTGAAGTAAATTATGTGCTTGCCGACCAACGGATTGAACAGATGATACCTATTTTGTTTGGAGAGGAAGATTGTGAATCATGA